TAAATTTGTTAAGCAATGCCACATTTAATTGTGACAAATTGGGGGAGGCAAGGTTTGAACCCTTGTTTCCCACCCCATCAAACTTTAATGCATTGATGGTGGCCGAAGGGAACTGAACCACCACCTAAATTTGTTAAGCAATGCCACATTTAATTGTGACAaattggtgggaggcaaggtttgaaCCCTTGTTTCCCACCCCATCAAACTTTAATGCATTGGTGGTGGCCGAAGGGAACTGAACCACCACCAGACCAGACGGGTGCACTACACACCCACCTAAATTTGTTAAGCAATGCCACATTTAATTGTGATAaattggtgggaggcaaggtttgaaCTCTTGTTTCCCATCCCATCAAACTTTAATACATTGGTGGTGGCCACCAGTCCAAAGTCCGGTGGTTAAGGAAAAAGGACTAGTTTCATCCATCAATAAAATTCTGAACCTGTCATATGTGAAAGCTCTTTCCATTTTGTTGTCTAGTGACCAGATAGATCGAGAAGAGTGAAGTGAAAGGTACAAATGGAAAGTCTAAAACATGCTTGTGAAGCTAATATTCTAATCTACCTCTCCTTCAACAACCGgaagaaacacacacacacactaacctaaacacacacacacacctaATATTCTAATCTACCTCTCACCTTCAcaatttcttgcatcttttcaATGGGAATTTTCAAGATACTTTTCCCCTTCAGTGAATTATTAATCACTTTGAAATTCCTCCAAGATGGGAATTCCTTCCAGCTGCTTCTTGATGCTTGCAAATTGCACGTAAGGTGTAACCTTAATTTTGTCAAGCGTCTTTGTCAATCTTAGACCGAATATTCTACTATTCTAGGAACTTGTCCAATTAATTGTTCTTCTTAATGACGGTTGACATTGACCTATGCACATTAAAAGATATATAGAGTTAGAAGTGATGCCCACCAAAAAACTTTGGCTCGTTCGGCCTTCTCTGATACTTCACtaaataaaaaatgcaaattcAATCCAACAAGCAAAAACCATGAGTATCTTTATGAGAACTTGGGTCCGCCCATGATGATCGAAcctaaaaaagaaatgaaatatgGCATTTCTCGTATATTAGAGTCTTGAGAAGGTCTTTATACGTTTTCTACTTCTAAAGTTTCTcatgcttttttttctttaaaacgaTATTAGGAAAATAAATGGCATCAAGAAATACACAACACATGGATTTTCTCAATGATAATAGTTTTTTATCGAAGCCTAATAAGGGCAGGGACTTAAGGGCCTCATTGGTGGATTTGCTGAAATTAAGAACAACCTCAAGAAATGATCCCAATTTTGAGTGTTTTTGCCAGCTCCACGATATTGCCTTCATGGTGGATGGCTTAGGCACTTATGAACAATCCGTCAGCTTTTATTTGATCAAGCTCCATGGAGCGTGGGGAGCACTACTAATGCAttcttttggttagaaatttCAAGAACCCTTTCGGTTTCGATCATTCACAAGTTCAATTTTGCCTTGATGGACTAAATTGGCTTCCTCCCGGACAAAGGGGAAAATTGGACTGCTTTTCTTGGTTGCTCACATTATTGAAAGTAGCAAATTTGATCTACTAATTGTTCTGCAAAATTCTATAGGTTGAAAGCCAACAAGAGGGTATATGCCAAAGAGATTGATGACTCGAAGGATGATGGGGTTGAGCTATTTTCAATTGAGTCATGTTTAGATTGTATCTGAGTTCAATGGGAGATAGATAACtgcctcctttttttttctttttttttttccatttattaTTGGCCTTATCTGTAATTTTCAAGTACTTTGACTTCCATGTATATTGAGGTGATATCTTTCAACACATTTTTCTCCTCTATTCAAGTAAAGAATGTTTCCAAGTCATCAAATTTCGTTAGTTAACTTGTCATTTGTCTTGCTTTGTCTTCATACAGGATTCAATTTTaaaattgagagagagagagagagatgattTGCAAATGTTTGGGCCTTTGACAATATGGACAACTCACCGTAAAAGTCCATTAGTAGGCTATGTAGAACCCTTTCCAATTATCTCAACGATGAGGGCTGATACTAGATTTTGGAAAATTGGGCTCCAAAAACAAGTCTGATGACATCTCGTGAACAAAATGCTACTGAGGGTCTACTTTGCTCGTACTCCAACAAGTCCAATTCCCTCTGAGTTCAATCTTCctacacccaaaaaaaaaaaatttaatttattgatttataagttaattttatatatactgataGTGTGTATATCATCATGTTTAAATGCATGACACATATGTAAAATtcgaattttaaatttaaatttagattatgtgtcatgcatccaaTGATGAAAGTATATCGAAcagtgtatagaaaattaatcctTGATGAGTGAAGTGTGTATTAGTTATCATCCTATAGGCCTCTTTCACTGTTAAAACAAAGGAGGCCTAGCATTTACAATGGAACCTGAAAAACATACACAAGTTTTGCAAGTAATCAGCCAGTCTACACATAAAACAAGAGAACTTGTTGACGTGATGGTGAATTAATTAACTCACTCGTCTAAGTCCTCAACAATTTTGGACcatatttgctttattattaGTTTATCACTCTTgactaaaaaggaaaatggattTTATAATATTGCTTACTATTTATTTTGACGTGCAGAAGAGAAGAGTCTGTTGCATCACAAACACACATTTacttgcatcacaaacacaattttcaacacATTTATATGTtcccaatcatctttttatttcacatatattacatcacaaaaagtgctacagtaattatttttgaaataatCTCCAATCCAAACACGCTCGAAACACATTATTCAAATAATCTCCTTTCAATTCGGTAATcctttcatatttaaaaaagctctctctctctcatgctTGGTAACCACAATAATATATAGTTTTTTTGTATGATAAAAAGCTATCTTGTATTTTAggcccaaaaaacaaaaaagacaaGCTAAGAACTATTTGATCATAAGCTAGTACTCATGATCTATTGTGAGAGCTCTCAAGAGACTAACCAGTATCTTGTGTTTTGCAGTCACAAGTTAGGAGACTGCAGTTTGAGGCTTATCTCGGTACTTCAGTTTTTGTGGGCGGCGAAAAGAAAATCTTGGCTCACAAATCTGGTTCAAGTTGAAGTTGATTGGAAGACTTTTTATAGTAGCAGACTTTTTACTGTGTTAAAGGAAGCTTTTTATAAGGATGCTGATATTAAATTGCCACGGATCTCATTCAACACAAAAAGTTCTCTTATGTAAAGGTTAACAAAATTAGCTGAGCAAATTATTCAGCATCTGCAAAGCAAACAACGTTTACACGAATGAAACAATAATATAAACCGATTTAATTCAATTGGCACAGATAATTTAGCACTTATTAATCGTGTAATCAGCCCTATCTAAAGAGTAGCATCTTCATTATCAATCAACTACCTTTACATTCTCAACACAAGCTGCAAAATCATATACTATCATGTGGATAAAATACACAAGCCCACACTCCGCTCTCCATTCCAAAATGTACCAAAATCAACTAAGCCGAATCGGCAACATTTTCTATTATAGAAGCCCGGTGCTCCCAAATGGATTGGTTGTCTGGGGATGCCCAACAGAATTGACAGGAAATGCAGTAAAACCAGCATCTCCAAAGGGATTTTGTTGGCTCATCATGTAGTGTTGCTGCTGCTGGTTCTGTGGATAGACAGGTTGGAATGGACCAAATGGATTTGCCTGAGGCTGAGGCATAGCACCCATTTGAACTGAATGAGGAGGAGGAATGTTATTTGACACTGCAAATGGATCGTGCACTTCAAACGGATTGGGGGCAGGTACTCCATACATTGGTTGCTGGGCGGCTCTATATGCTCCATCGTCATACAAACTATTGAGCGTGAGCGTGTCCAATCCACCAgcctgccaaaaaaaaaaaaatttgcagaaTGCAACTTTTACAAATTGGATAACAATCAATAATCCCAAGTCACAATCAGAAGAAGCCATTTAGCTTAATGCTGACATTTCTATCTTTATCAACATTGGACATCACAAAGAAATCTCGAGCAACAATAGTCATTTCAGGTAAATTGGAGCTCAAGTTAGAGGTGCTTTATTCCATAATCTTCCCTTTCTTATCTGCAAGTACTTTATATTGACTTAAAATACCAAGTTTGTAACAGACATCATTAGACCTCACGTTTTGTTTCTAGACAGCAGAACTGATTAACTTGTCCAAAATATGTCATAAAAGCCAAATAATATCCAGCAACTATGGTACAGGATACAATAACAACCAACCTTTCACCCAACTAATCCATGGATTTGGAATCACATTGCTACAGAAAGGAATAGTAACAGTACAGAAGGCATACCAACTGCCTCTCCTGGGAGGACGATAAGTTGCTGGTGGGAGTAGTTACTAGGGCAAGTTCCCATCCTGTTGGGTCAAAGTCTTTTATTGAAGCAGAACTAGAATCTGTCGTACCTACATTGGCATGCATCATATGTTCAACAAGCAATAAAATTCAGACATACAGCTCATCGGAGAAACTATGCAGAAATTACATACCGGATGGAACTATGGCTAAAGCCAAAGCATTACTTTCCTCAATAGCAGATGCATCAGGTGAAATGGCATTTAAACCCTGAGAACGTCAtataaaaaatgaagaaatggaaACAGTGAGTTCATCAATAAGAAATGAACATTAGTGACTGTATAAAAACATATGAAGGGATAAGTCTACCAGCAAATCATCAGTATGCAACTTGTTCGCAGGTGGGGGTAATGGGGCAGCAACCGCAGCAGTTGAGACAGCAGCATCATCTAAAGGCACTGGCTTAGGTTCATCAGCCACGACTTCTGGTTCCTCAGAAGGTAAAGGTTCTTCCTGGGGTTTGTAGGTCAACAAAAGTCTTTCTGGGTATTCCTGAAGACAACAAATCATTGAAAGTAACTTCTCTgcaaaaaaaatgttattttgaTTATAGTTACTCCATTTGCACATTTAACAAGCATACTGACCAAGGGCTGCGCCGGAAGAGACACCATCTTTGGTGCTTCTCTTATGTACTCTTCCATCGTCACAAGAAAGGATTGTGGCGGCTGGTGACAAAAAATGACGTCATGCTGGGATCCTTTGTAAGAATTTATCACTATAATAATACCTActcaagaaagaaaagtataaaCTTCTACCTCTCGCAACACAGGAAACTGGAAATTCCTGGCAAGTTCTAACCCTTTGCAAACTTCATAAAAATCAGAAAGGCTTGCTGCCTGCAGAAAGATCCCGCTCATTGAGTGATACTAATGCCAGCTAAGATCCTCTGAATTCCAAACAACTTTgaaaaaaacatgaaaattttcaaatttaacaaaATCCAAGTTAAGTTCAGAAACATCACCTGCTGCCCAGCTCTTTTATATATCTCAAGGGCTTTAATTGCTTCATGTCTAGGCATCTCAAAAAACTGACGGAATTTCAGGAAAAAGATTTAGCGGGCAAAAAATAAGGAGAATCTATTTGTCAAAAGAACATCTCAAAGGCACAATAAAAAATTCACCTTGTCAACAAGATTGATAATCCCATCATTTACAGCACAATAAATTTTAAAGCTCTCCTTGAGCACCTGGGAAAAACATATATCCAAATGAACCATAAGTAATATACagaaaaaatcccattcaactGCTATATTCAACAATAGACAATGTTTCCCAGCACAGGTGCAGTctattttaatttaaattttgaaatcagTTATCTGTTTATACCCACGTAAAGCACAAGAGTGCGAGTACCATAGGGAGGAATTCCACTGGAGCGGACTTCTGAAGCATGGTACTTTACAGATAGAAAAGGTATTTCCTTCAACCATACTTTTCTTCACACTACCCCAAAACAGttttaatttcttcaatttcttggtgACTAGAGTCTCGAGTTATATTTTGGAgcaaatttgacaaaattttaacaaacaggataaattgagaaaattcatatttatttaACAGAAGCTAAAACACTAAGATAAAACGTACCAGAGCTAAGGCATACTGAATTACATAATTGTGGACAGCTGCTCCTTCAGGCTGAAAAATGAAACAGTTTCTTAGTCTTAGTTACCTATGGCTCTTAGACATTTAAAATCTTCAAAAGAGCAGCTACAGAAACAGACAGTAAAAAATGactaagattaaaaaaaaaagaactatcTTCTAAAGAGTCAGAAAACTACCCGACATCCAATAAGACGATATAGCAGCTGCTGCAAAGAGGGTAAGTGCTCTAGAAGCTCTTCGCTATCCAACTCCCTTGTTCTGCTGTAACCCTGGGAACAAGGgcaaagaaaatgatttgaacaCCCAAGAATTAAGACACAATAAACACAACTTTCAGTCGACCAAACATCACATGTTCTTATACATCAAGGCTTGGTCCTGTGAAGAAGGAAAAGTCTGAGCATACTTTTATCTTGTATTACTCACTATTCCCACAGAACAAAATCACATAGTTGAGAAACATCTGAATCCCTATTgcagaagaaagagagaaaaaagaaagagaaaaaacagagccaaaataaaaagaaaaaagcctCAACATCTGAATCACTTTTGCAAAAATATAAgagccaaaagaaaaagatacaGGAAAAGAAATTGTCATCTTAGATTCAAGTTAGCATCAACTCATGTAGTCGAATCTTTTCTTTGAGTTGATTGAGGCTGAAAATATCATCCGCTCAGAAGGTTCTACTAAAATAGAATAGTCCCCCAAACAGATCTTCAATACTGAAACAATTCCCATAATTGAAACAAAGAAATTTTAATTATCAAACACTTCCACAGTACTTGATAGCTCAAAAGAGAGATCTCATTAAGATGAGGCACCAAATATTCTTTGAAAACAAGCAACAAATTGCCTATTCTCTCTCAAACATGTCTAACTGCATTCAGACACAAGAAATGCAATCATAACAGCTCCCTTAAGTATTAGAAACCTACACAGACAGAGAAGGGGAACCACAAGGCAAAGAGATAATAGATCATCATGTGAACCACATACCTTTTCTTGTCCTTGGGCTGGCCTAGGAAGACGCTCAGCTTCAATATCATACCTGAGAATCTTAAAGCATTCAAGTCGCTCTTCCAGAAAGAGAGCATAAGTGCGCACCCAGCCAGAGCAATCCCAAGCTAGAGAGAGAAATAAGAATAGAAGAAACCAGGATCAACTTAGAACACTCAAAATTAATGAATCTATAGTCAAACATAAGTTAAACAAACATTCATCAAAAAGGACATAAAAACAAAGGGAAATAATAGACAAAGGTATCCTTCAGTACCAATAGGGCTTGAATCATCCTTGAAATTGGACATTTGTAGTACATGTCCTCTCTGCTGGAAATTCAAAAGTTCTTCCCGGAATGTAGGATCACCTTCCCTCAAAGCCCTATGAATAACTATCAGTGTCTTCAATGCTACCTGTTAATACAGAAAAAGACTGTTAACAGACAAGACATCATTCTAACCAAGCCAATGAAACAAAAATCTTGTCCATAAACAAAATAATAGCAACACAAACCTCTCAAACACACTGTTCTTCAGtctcttttgtatttttaatttatctttatttttctaAATCTTTTTTGATAAGTCACACTGGAATCTGGATGGATTAAGACCATTACAGTGTAGATCTCTTCCGATCACACCACCAGGTCTTTGGGATATCATACCTTCTAGAGGTAATTACTGTAGATTCACAGAATAAAAAGACTTCAATTGCTTTAAGTAGAAATGGACACTAAATCACACCCATTTTTCATCTCTACGTACAGTTGGCAATGTATAACATTTCCACCTAGAAATGCAGGACCAGTGAACAACAAAAGAAGGTGATGACTTTGGTCTTAAAATACTTTTTTAAGTTTATAAACATAAATATTACCACAGCAACATATGCACTACAAGAGAATGAATCAGATGTGAGACAACTATCAGCACAGCCCAAAACCGCAATACATGAAAAGAAGTTACTTTCAATCGCCCAAGGAAATCATATCTTGATGCTTCAAAGTGAAAATTACATGGAAGAAATGGAATGTAGAATCAATTTTCTTAAAACTCCTTGTCCTATGTACCATATGTAAACAGACTCCAACCACTTGAAAATTTTGACCACCTTCAAGCTAAATCATTGTTCCTTGACAAGATGCCATTAAGCTAAACGCCAAAAGACTCCACAAACAACATACCAAAGAAGAAGAATTATTAGCCATGGGCCAGATTAGCCAAACGAAAAAAGGCTGTAAAGCTAATACATAAAAACAGTATATGATATCTCAATGACCACAACTGAACTTCAACAAGATGTCAAAGTGATAATGGGTTAACAATATTCTTTGCATTGTCAAATCCTCAACCAGTCAAACTACATTTAGCTAGGGAAATAAGACTATAACTCCAATGAATTTAGATTTAACCATTACTTGAACAGATACGTAGCATAAATGAAGTGAGAATCATACAGCTGAACTCATATTAGAGTATCCTTTTCCACAGCCCATCTGCCCACCAAAAAGAGAATGACTACTATCCATGAATAAATTTTGTGGAAGCAAAGCTCAAACACTGAAAAGATATCAACCTGAACAAGGTATCCAGAAATGGATGTACTCTAGTAGTTAATAGTCTTCTTTACTCGCCATAGATAGGGCCTAGTCTCACTTTCTACAGTCCCTTCCCCTCCCTACTTCTTCTTTTCCCCTCCCTTCGTAAAGGTCTGACAAAACACTGATCAAATGCAACACCAGCAAATAAAAGATCAGTTAGGTGCTGGACTTGACCGGGACCTTGACAATTCACTCACTTTTGATCAGCAAAAAATGCAACTCTTGTTTCTTTGCATAgtaagagaaaaaaagaggggggggggggggggttcaCCTTCACCAGTGAACTAACATACTTAGACTTTAAGCACACTGATATTCTAAATCAACTGATAATAACTACCTAATTCCAAACTTTGAGCACACCGGTATTgtaaatcaaactaataacaacTACCCAACTCCACATTACAGTCAAAAGCACAACTAACGCTACTGAAAGGGTCAACTGCAATACTCAGCTAAAAGCATGATGAAAAATTGCAATATACAATGATCACACAAAGCTAAAACATTTAAATTATCAGCAGAAAAGTTCATACCGTCCAATTATGCGTCTTTGCCAATCGCCTAGCAAGCGCATGTATGCAGTATGCAACATCAGCACGCGGTCGAACAGCTGATGTGGCAAGCAAAATTTCTGAAAGAAACAGCCAAAGCACAGCAGTCCAACCAGCAGTTCAGACAttttgaatctcacaaacaatAGCAAACACTCAaactaaaaattcaaaaaaatccaTCAAACTCTCAGAAACCAAACCCCAGttccaaaattattttttttcctttctcaccAAAGGCCAAGGCCAAGGCTAAAATTCGAAAGCCGCAAGCAAAAACTCCATTTCCCCACAAAAATATCCAACATTCCATTTTGTCCCAAAAACTCGAACCCCAAGTGGAAAGTTGACATATTGCTCGAAAAATCGAAAACCCATGTAAAAAATCCACATATTCTCCTCAATTAAAGCAAAACCCACAAAAATCTCAACCCAAAAATCGGATCTATTaatccaaaaaatatatataagtgtTAATAAGTAACAACTCACTTCTAAGATGCCTTTCTTTGGGTGGACACTCGACATGATTAGTAGCCTTAACAATCGCCACATCCAAATcctatataaaagaaaaaaaaaacccaaaatttGTTACTTCCGATGAATCAATCAAGAAAACTGACGACAGCCCATCAAATAAATCTTAAAAGGGTACCTTAAAATCGCTATTAACATGGGCAAGTCCAACTTTTGTTTGGTCCTTAAGTGCACCATAGGCTTTTCTCCATGTCTGAAGCGTCCCCATTTCTCTCTATTGATAAATAATACCAATAATCCTTCCCTCTGAAACCTTGCCGCGGAGATCGCCTAACCTCTCCTTCAGAATCGGGTAGAAATCGCTCTCTCTCCTTTTGTTAGAGCCCcagaagaaaaggagagaatAGAATGGgaggattttttctttttctgtttgttCGGTTGACGGAGGAAAGAGAGAGTGGGGTATAGTTACTGTTACTGCGTGCTGTGCGTGTGATCTGACTGTTTGGCAATGAAAAAAGTTCAATTTGGCGGCCCCTTCCACACAGCCAGAGTATAATGAGTCATCATTAGTACAGCAAAAATTTTTGGGACCCatcttaattttttaattttgcaaCTTTTTGTAGcattaataaaataattgtaaTTCTAAAAGTTCCCAATTTTACTTCAAgcgatttttttttcctttaaatagGAGACATTGATTTACAATTCCTCCATCTTATCATACTCAACCTTCTCCTTGCATTAAGTGATGTTGTTGACActtaaattttattaatagcAATTTATGTCATGTTGTAAGTTATGAAAAAAATGGATAATACGAAATGTTTCATTAACAAAAAGTGGagtttcattattattaatattCTGTATTTCTAATATAGCACTAGACACTTGGTGATAAATTAGAATGACATGAGTATTAATTAGTGTAAAAAAAGTATTAATTAGTGTTAAATTCAGCACTTGTAAAGATCCCTGCAAGTATTGGATCTTCTAAGAAAGAACAAAATATCGGGAAAATATAGGAAATGTGGGGTCTATTGTATTAGCCAATTGAGATTTATCATTTTCAATTGAACTTTCTATTTAGTCAATTGAGATTTAAATTGACTAGAAAAGGGCCATCCAATTTTTGGAAAGTGGCTACTACATAATACATGGTTCACATGTAAAGTTTTGGGTTGAATATTCTTCCAATTGATAAATATAATGGGAATTGCATGAGTGATCTTCATTTGTGGTCTCCAAAATattgaaataaaataagaaaagtgaaaaaattatAAGAAGCCGTTATGAGCAAAGTATAACAGTATTAGATATTATTTCTCTTat
This portion of the Coffea eugenioides isolate CCC68of chromosome 11, Ceug_1.0, whole genome shotgun sequence genome encodes:
- the LOC113753618 gene encoding putative clathrin assembly protein At2g01600; protein product: MGTLQTWRKAYGALKDQTKVGLAHVNSDFKDLDVAIVKATNHVECPPKERHLRKILLATSAVRPRADVAYCIHALARRLAKTHNWTVALKTLIVIHRALREGDPTFREELLNFQQRGHVLQMSNFKDDSSPIAWDCSGWVRTYALFLEERLECFKILRYDIEAERLPRPAQGQEKGYSRTRELDSEELLEHLPSLQQLLYRLIGCRPEGAAVHNYVIQYALALVLKESFKIYCAVNDGIINLVDKFFEMPRHEAIKALEIYKRAGQQAASLSDFYEVCKGLELARNFQFPVLREPPQSFLVTMEEYIREAPKMVSLPAQPLEYPERLLLTYKPQEEPLPSEEPEVVADEPKPVPLDDAAVSTAAVAAPLPPPANKLHTDDLLGLNAISPDASAIEESNALALAIVPSGTTDSSSASIKDFDPTGWELALVTTPTSNLSSSQERQLAGGLDTLTLNSLYDDGAYRAAQQPMYGVPAPNPFEVHDPFAVSNNIPPPHSVQMGAMPQPQANPFGPFQPVYPQNQQQQHYMMSQQNPFGDAGFTAFPVNSVGHPQTTNPFGSTGLL